A genomic stretch from Mariprofundus sp. NF includes:
- a CDS encoding tetratricopeptide repeat protein: MFKKIALMLVCFALISCGSDAPVVPVAPQVTGVNDPGEAIADQGLVLASQGEHGAAAALFQQAAEQGNRPAQYLLGLYYARGEGVTQDFDKAFQLLEKASLGGHPKAMYHLGEMYVHGDGTPVDHVKAMAWFWTATTLGERFAETRLKTVAPRLTAVEIGDAKVLSKELMQKVPQDLKLKRVSLH; encoded by the coding sequence ATGTTTAAAAAAATTGCACTCATGCTTGTCTGTTTTGCCCTGATCTCATGTGGTTCCGATGCCCCTGTTGTACCTGTTGCACCACAAGTGACAGGTGTGAATGACCCCGGTGAGGCGATTGCAGACCAAGGGCTTGTTCTTGCCAGCCAAGGTGAACATGGCGCTGCTGCTGCGCTTTTTCAGCAGGCAGCTGAACAGGGTAACAGACCTGCACAGTATCTGCTGGGGCTCTATTATGCGCGCGGTGAGGGCGTAACACAGGATTTCGACAAGGCATTTCAGTTGTTGGAAAAAGCCTCTTTAGGTGGCCATCCCAAGGCGATGTATCATCTTGGTGAGATGTATGTGCATGGCGATGGCACACCTGTTGACCATGTTAAAGCGATGGCATGGTTCTGGACCGCGACTACACTTGGTGAGCGATTTGCTGAAACACGTCTGAAGACTGTGGCACCCCGCCTGACGGCTGTTGAAATTGGCGATGCTAAAGTTTTGTCTAAAGAGTTAATGCAAAAGGTGCCGCAGGATCTGAAGCTTAAACGCGTCAGCCTTCACTGA
- a CDS encoding SCO family protein: protein MDISLLYKKLTRVVAVALLLISGCSSEPQSDAKDFTLQSINGPVSLSDFKGKAVLLFFGYTHCPDICPATMNNVANALRSLKEEAAQVKVLFVTVDPERDSAEHLAKYVAFFHPNITGLTGSPEEIKRTAGGYDAEFFKQVTEGSKGYEMIHTSMLFLINSEGKILDIMSHHTEPDDIAIALRKWLNSASIK, encoded by the coding sequence GTGGATATATCATTACTTTATAAAAAGCTAACACGCGTTGTTGCGGTTGCTCTACTACTGATTTCTGGATGTAGTTCAGAGCCACAATCCGATGCTAAAGATTTCACCCTGCAATCGATCAATGGCCCCGTATCGCTCTCTGACTTTAAAGGTAAAGCCGTGCTGCTGTTTTTTGGTTATACGCACTGCCCTGATATCTGCCCTGCGACAATGAATAACGTGGCCAATGCACTGCGTAGCCTTAAAGAAGAGGCTGCTCAGGTTAAAGTGTTGTTTGTTACTGTTGATCCTGAGCGTGATAGTGCAGAACACCTTGCGAAATATGTTGCCTTCTTTCACCCCAATATCACTGGCCTTACCGGTTCACCAGAAGAGATTAAGCGTACAGCTGGCGGATATGATGCAGAGTTCTTCAAACAGGTGACTGAGGGTAGCAAGGGTTACGAGATGATCCATACCAGTATGCTTTTCTTGATTAACAGTGAAGGTAAAATTCTTGATATAATGAGTCATCATACTGAACCTGATGATATTGCTATTGCACTGCGTAAGTGGCTTAATTCTGCCTCAATCAAATGA
- the cyoE gene encoding heme o synthase, with product MSQSLAEQQISTRSVISDYVSMSKPGIVGLTLVAALTGIYFGNHGVMPHWHLIGWTFLTLGLATAGSCMLNNHYDRDIDKLMKRTSNRALAAGAVSANRVFIVAMLLTTSSLALMAWTVNPLTAAVTAVGVIGYVGVYTMWMKRRTPWANQFGGIAGAVPPMVGYAAVTNELGAAGWVLFAIMVVWQQPHALALALKYREEYARANVPVIPVACGVYATKLRILLYTIALIPVAMTPWYFDIAGSIYLAASIMLSSMFLFTAVRFYRSERDSDMRVFAFSIIYLILLFGIMIIDSI from the coding sequence ATGAGTCAATCATTAGCTGAACAGCAGATTTCTACCCGTTCCGTTATTTCGGACTATGTCTCAATGTCTAAACCGGGCATTGTCGGCCTGACTCTTGTTGCTGCTTTGACCGGCATATACTTCGGTAATCATGGTGTTATGCCACACTGGCATCTGATCGGTTGGACCTTTCTGACGCTTGGTCTGGCAACTGCCGGCTCCTGCATGCTCAATAACCATTATGATCGCGACATTGATAAGTTGATGAAGCGCACCAGTAACCGCGCTCTTGCTGCCGGTGCTGTATCGGCAAACCGTGTGTTTATTGTGGCGATGCTACTGACCACTTCTTCACTGGCATTGATGGCCTGGACAGTAAACCCTCTTACTGCTGCTGTAACTGCAGTAGGTGTTATTGGTTATGTCGGTGTTTACACCATGTGGATGAAACGCAGGACTCCCTGGGCGAATCAGTTCGGTGGTATTGCCGGTGCTGTACCTCCGATGGTGGGTTATGCAGCTGTAACCAATGAGTTGGGTGCAGCTGGCTGGGTACTGTTTGCGATTATGGTGGTCTGGCAGCAGCCGCATGCGCTGGCTCTGGCACTGAAATATCGCGAGGAGTATGCGCGTGCCAATGTGCCGGTGATTCCGGTTGCCTGTGGTGTTTATGCCACCAAGCTCCGCATCCTTCTCTATACCATTGCACTGATTCCTGTGGCCATGACACCATGGTATTTTGATATTGCCGGTTCTATCTATCTTGCTGCATCTATTATGCTCAGCTCTATGTTCCTGTTTACGGCAGTTCGTTTCTACCGTTCAGAACGTGATAGTGATATGCGTGTGTTTGCATTCTCTATCATCTACCTGATTCTGCTTTTTGGAATCATGATCATCGACTCGATCTGA
- a CDS encoding cbb3-type cytochrome c oxidase subunit I, with translation MSGFMGHEPDGKPGQPKTVKEWVFTLDHKVIGVWYLIGAIASFVVAGLAATAMRIELGSVGPDITDNGDIYNLWLTMHGAVMILGFQIPALLGFVANWAVPIMVGGKDMAFPRVNAMSVWLLWSGILLALLNLVIPDSYNGMWTGYPPYSLTDAVGNTALYSSVVIILGMSSVFGAVNLACTVAFMRCKGMGWFQMPLTVWCVFTANVIQLIFVPVLAASVLLLSLDKYLGFGFYNPEVGGDVLLYQNLFWFYSHPAVYVILLPFMGIMFEIFAVSARNDVFNYKATVWAVIAFIPVSSDVWVHHAYVAGLPDWLRLLQTFTTLLISLPFGLLMLSLTGTMYRGAIRYTGPMWWAVGAFFMLIIGALTGIPNALSAIDYGISDSYVIMSHFHYVMAVSGGMAIFAGVFFWFPKLTGRMCNSLMTKLTAAGFFIGMNIVMGPLYFAGMEGMPRRYMDYQMYADNELIVSAQHWSTIGIYITFVSALLMIVVWLHGAIAGEKATSANPWGSQSLEFTATAIIPGQGNFPTPVICPEGWHPYNFIDNPKPEFEPHPGTSGHH, from the coding sequence ATGAGTGGTTTTATGGGACATGAGCCGGACGGTAAGCCGGGTCAGCCAAAAACAGTAAAAGAATGGGTATTCACCCTTGACCATAAGGTCATCGGTGTATGGTACCTGATTGGTGCGATCGCATCTTTCGTTGTTGCAGGTCTTGCTGCAACTGCAATGCGTATCGAGCTGGGCTCCGTAGGTCCGGATATCACAGACAATGGTGATATCTACAACCTGTGGCTGACTATGCACGGTGCCGTAATGATTCTGGGCTTCCAGATTCCTGCCCTGCTGGGCTTCGTAGCTAACTGGGCTGTGCCTATTATGGTTGGCGGTAAAGATATGGCGTTCCCACGTGTGAATGCGATGTCTGTATGGCTGCTGTGGTCTGGTATCCTGCTTGCTCTGCTGAACCTGGTTATTCCAGATTCATACAACGGCATGTGGACTGGTTACCCGCCTTACTCACTGACTGACGCTGTAGGTAACACTGCACTCTACTCTTCAGTAGTAATCATCCTGGGTATGTCTTCTGTATTCGGTGCGGTTAACCTGGCTTGTACTGTTGCATTCATGCGTTGCAAAGGCATGGGCTGGTTCCAGATGCCTTTGACTGTATGGTGTGTATTCACTGCAAACGTTATTCAGCTGATCTTCGTACCAGTACTGGCTGCATCTGTACTGCTGCTCTCTCTGGACAAATACCTCGGCTTCGGATTCTACAATCCTGAAGTTGGTGGCGACGTGCTGCTGTATCAGAACCTCTTCTGGTTCTACTCACATCCAGCTGTATATGTAATTCTGCTGCCATTTATGGGTATTATGTTCGAGATCTTCGCTGTATCTGCACGCAACGACGTATTCAACTACAAAGCTACTGTATGGGCTGTTATCGCGTTCATTCCAGTATCTTCTGACGTTTGGGTGCATCACGCATACGTTGCAGGTCTGCCTGACTGGCTGCGTCTGCTGCAGACATTCACAACCCTGCTGATCTCTCTGCCATTCGGCCTGTTGATGCTGTCACTCACTGGTACTATGTACCGTGGCGCGATTCGCTACACTGGTCCTATGTGGTGGGCTGTTGGTGCTTTCTTCATGCTGATTATCGGCGCGTTGACTGGTATTCCAAATGCACTTTCTGCTATCGATTATGGTATCTCCGATTCCTACGTGATCATGTCTCACTTCCACTATGTGATGGCAGTATCCGGCGGTATGGCGATCTTCGCTGGCGTATTCTTCTGGTTCCCTAAACTGACCGGTCGTATGTGCAACAGCCTGATGACTAAGCTGACTGCTGCTGGTTTCTTCATCGGTATGAACATCGTGATGGGTCCACTCTACTTCGCTGGTATGGAAGGTATGCCACGTCGTTACATGGACTACCAGATGTACGCTGATAACGAGCTCATCGTAAGTGCTCAGCACTGGTCAACCATCGGTATCTACATCACTTTCGTATCAGCTCTGCTGATGATCGTTGTTTGGCTGCATGGTGCGATTGCTGGTGAGAAAGCTACCTCTGCGAACCCTTGGGGTTCTCAGTCTCTGGAATTCACAGCTACTGCTATCATTCCAGGTCAGGGTAACTTCCCAACACCTGTAATTTGTCCTGAAGGTTGGCATCCATACAACTTCATCGACAATCCTAAGCCTGAGTTTGAGCCACACCCTGGCACTTCCGGGCATCACTAA
- a CDS encoding cytochrome c oxidase subunit II encodes MKFKSLMHKVMAAMLALPLIPSLAHAFQAAPAHRADYNGWTPHEHWDAVWHETMLDITVLGIVFAVITVAFMVMYVRKGHGERGKLPTLTNQAKIGWVVLPCMLFLGDDLFLYVKGFDLHNHYREVPTNAVEVKLTGSMWNWNYVDVNGIDTDNELVVKQGTPVVMRMVSDDVLHSHYMTRYRVTEDLMPGRITWQWFMPDQVGESVATCREYCGTMHSGMYGKIIVKSAADYDAYVAEQTASIPSVTGVAKAATAADQI; translated from the coding sequence ATGAAATTTAAATCACTTATGCATAAAGTGATGGCGGCAATGCTTGCACTGCCTCTGATACCGTCACTGGCGCATGCATTCCAAGCTGCACCTGCGCATCGTGCTGACTACAACGGCTGGACTCCACACGAGCACTGGGACGCTGTTTGGCACGAGACCATGCTGGATATCACCGTTCTCGGTATTGTCTTTGCTGTTATTACTGTTGCGTTCATGGTTATGTACGTACGTAAAGGCCACGGCGAGCGCGGCAAACTGCCTACGCTTACCAACCAGGCTAAAATCGGCTGGGTTGTTCTCCCTTGTATGCTGTTTTTGGGCGACGATCTGTTCCTGTATGTGAAAGGTTTCGACCTGCACAACCACTACCGTGAAGTTCCTACCAACGCTGTTGAAGTGAAACTGACCGGTTCTATGTGGAACTGGAACTATGTAGATGTCAATGGCATCGACACTGACAACGAACTTGTAGTTAAACAGGGCACTCCTGTTGTAATGCGCATGGTTTCTGACGATGTGCTGCACTCTCACTACATGACTCGTTACCGTGTAACTGAGGATCTGATGCCTGGTCGTATTACCTGGCAGTGGTTCATGCCTGATCAGGTTGGCGAGTCTGTTGCGACCTGTCGTGAGTACTGCGGTACTATGCACTCTGGCATGTACGGTAAGATCATTGTGAAGTCTGCTGCTGATTATGATGCGTACGTTGCTGAGCAGACTGCATCTATTCCGTCTGTAACCGGCGTTGCAAAAGCTGCAACTGCTGCTGACCAGATTTAA
- a CDS encoding SCO family protein produces MKSSWLSLRKLAAAMVVSAVALLGFANGAYAAYGNVTKDSVVDPSILKIEEIKFLGEKVDYDFVLQDKSGADFKLGSLIGKPLILAFSYYTCDGACSVINKNLAETLKGVNRWEMGQDYNVLTVSFDHNDTPTTIANFMKEAGFEGNLPDGWKITTMREKENILKLTGSMGFNFFWSPRDAMFLHPNVYIMLSPKGRVTRYLYGGTITPLDMELAITKAMGEKIAAANVIDFVVGACYSYNYKDGKYTVNIPLFVAAGALIFGLSLIVGSFSYMKFRRVKHEI; encoded by the coding sequence GTGAAATCATCATGGTTGAGCCTGCGCAAGCTGGCTGCGGCCATGGTGGTTTCTGCTGTTGCTTTGCTGGGGTTCGCAAATGGTGCATATGCCGCTTACGGTAATGTGACCAAAGATTCAGTGGTTGATCCAAGTATACTCAAGATCGAAGAGATCAAGTTCTTGGGTGAAAAAGTAGATTACGATTTTGTCCTCCAGGATAAGAGCGGAGCAGACTTTAAGCTTGGTTCGTTGATAGGTAAGCCGTTGATATTGGCATTTAGCTACTACACCTGTGATGGTGCCTGCTCAGTGATCAATAAAAACCTTGCTGAAACACTGAAGGGTGTAAACCGCTGGGAGATGGGTCAGGACTACAATGTACTGACAGTTTCATTCGACCATAACGATACACCTACAACGATTGCGAACTTCATGAAGGAGGCTGGGTTTGAAGGAAACCTTCCTGACGGGTGGAAAATCACCACCATGAGGGAGAAGGAAAACATCCTGAAACTTACGGGTTCCATGGGTTTTAATTTCTTCTGGTCTCCACGTGATGCCATGTTCCTGCATCCCAACGTATATATCATGCTGTCCCCGAAAGGGCGGGTAACTCGTTACCTGTATGGTGGCACGATTACGCCGTTGGATATGGAGCTGGCGATTACCAAGGCCATGGGTGAGAAAATTGCTGCAGCAAATGTAATCGATTTTGTTGTAGGAGCCTGTTACAGCTATAACTACAAAGATGGTAAATACACAGTCAACATCCCGCTTTTCGTCGCCGCTGGCGCACTGATCTTCGGGTTATCACTGATTGTTGGAAGTTTTTCGTATATGAAATTTAGGAGGGTAAAACATGAAATTTAA
- a CDS encoding cytochrome c oxidase subunit 3, whose product MSEEIKHYTAHWHTSPNPLLVGFGAGLFLPLAFMAQFVYHMDTAALVILAVGAGMTIMGGLGWAAETIGVIDDENWSPSAMFMFIGTEIMTIGGVLAGYWVARLGAPVWPPEGTPANIGANEAVISTLILMVSSFTIGIARKKEINGDASGFATWTLISVAIWIVFAYMLIGSWSDLAAQGFTIGVNAFATSLYGFTGIHMAHLVMGVLVMLTCVPSAFKGRLSFSYTRSMTMYVHFVNVLGFWVLLQVYFW is encoded by the coding sequence ATGAGTGAAGAGATAAAACATTATACGGCCCATTGGCATACCAGTCCTAATCCGTTACTTGTAGGTTTCGGTGCAGGTCTGTTTTTACCATTGGCTTTCATGGCGCAGTTCGTCTATCACATGGACACTGCGGCACTGGTTATTCTGGCAGTAGGTGCCGGCATGACAATTATGGGTGGTCTTGGCTGGGCGGCTGAAACCATCGGCGTGATTGACGACGAGAACTGGTCTCCATCGGCTATGTTCATGTTCATCGGTACTGAAATCATGACCATCGGCGGCGTTCTTGCTGGTTACTGGGTTGCTCGTCTGGGCGCACCTGTATGGCCACCTGAAGGCACACCTGCAAACATTGGCGCTAACGAAGCGGTAATTTCTACACTTATCCTGATGGTGTCGAGCTTCACAATCGGTATTGCACGTAAGAAAGAGATCAATGGTGATGCTTCCGGCTTCGCTACCTGGACTCTTATCTCAGTAGCAATCTGGATCGTGTTTGCCTACATGCTGATCGGCTCTTGGTCTGATCTGGCTGCACAGGGCTTCACCATCGGTGTGAATGCATTTGCAACATCACTGTATGGCTTCACCGGTATTCACATGGCTCACCTGGTCATGGGTGTTCTGGTTATGCTGACTTGTGTTCCGTCTGCGTTTAAAGGCCGTTTGAGCTTTTCATACACCCGTTCTATGACCATGTATGTTCACTTCGTGAACGTTCTTGGTTTCTGGGTACTGCTCCAGGTTTATTTCTGGTAA
- a CDS encoding N-acetyltransferase, whose amino-acid sequence MTHKISVRSAAAGDVEAIDHLLKPFAEKDIILARDRDNIFQHLQEFLVAEYDGQLAGVVCVHIYGENLAEVRSLVVDPEFQKHGVGRLLVEGCEQWALGLGVAKLFALTYVTGFFLKLGYRVVSKESLPHKVWTVCVHCARFADCDEVAVEKVLSDAPIRPMAVKPIIEIDDF is encoded by the coding sequence ATGACACATAAGATATCTGTTCGCAGTGCTGCCGCTGGTGACGTGGAGGCCATTGATCATCTGCTTAAGCCGTTTGCCGAAAAGGATATTATATTAGCTCGTGACAGGGATAATATCTTTCAGCACCTGCAGGAGTTTCTGGTGGCTGAGTATGATGGTCAGCTGGCTGGTGTGGTCTGTGTTCATATCTATGGGGAAAACCTTGCCGAGGTGCGCTCGCTGGTGGTTGATCCTGAATTCCAGAAGCATGGTGTGGGTCGACTGCTGGTTGAGGGGTGTGAGCAGTGGGCTCTGGGTCTTGGTGTCGCCAAGCTGTTTGCTCTGACCTATGTTACCGGCTTCTTTCTTAAGCTCGGTTATCGGGTGGTTTCGAAAGAGAGCCTGCCTCATAAGGTGTGGACGGTCTGTGTGCACTGTGCCCGTTTTGCCGATTGTGATGAGGTGGCTGTAGAGAAGGTGCTCTCTGATGCACCTATTCGCCCTATGGCGGTCAAACCTATCATTGAAATAGATGATTTCTGA
- a CDS encoding DNA repair protein RecN, producing the protein MLTSLTVKQFALIEKAQLELESGMTVFTGETGAGKSMLVDALGAVFGARASSDWVRHGAEKAEVIAIWDGEDVRINALLDEQEIELEDELILRRLISRDGRSRAYINGTPVALKLLQQLGAICLDLHGQHEHQILMQPGFQRSLLDARVSDQLRQAVKVACEQWRQMKSRLHDLQSERGQSEQQAAWMREQLKALQLLELEPGIGDALQAEVEAGRHHAQIQHSANQALQLLDEAEPSARQLVAKAGHEVAAAAPYHAGLRTAAELIDQIDALLGELTPELSALLDDSFDEAQLRRNEERLMQLFEAKRRHGTDEDGLILLIEQWQEQLSQLDTAGWDEASLSKALDEAKNQFVKAAQALTEARTACGAELSDALRPFMDRLSLAGMQIRFSVTANAQQETAWGVDGWDSVTMQVMSNPGEPWRDLAAVASGGELSRLVLALKGCGLLSDMPHIAVFDEVDTGIGGETAWCVGELLAAMGSERQVLVISHLPQVASCANHQVVISKHEQEGRTVTQLRAVEADQRLQEISRMLGGIDDESSRHAEIMLARGRAVRAL; encoded by the coding sequence ATGCTAACCTCGCTTACGGTTAAACAATTCGCACTGATTGAGAAGGCCCAGCTTGAGCTGGAGTCGGGCATGACCGTGTTTACCGGTGAAACCGGAGCCGGTAAGTCGATGCTGGTGGATGCACTGGGGGCGGTGTTTGGGGCTCGTGCCAGTTCCGACTGGGTGCGTCACGGGGCGGAGAAGGCCGAAGTGATTGCCATCTGGGATGGTGAGGATGTCAGAATCAATGCACTGCTTGATGAGCAGGAGATTGAGCTTGAGGATGAACTGATACTGCGGCGGCTGATCAGCAGAGATGGCCGCTCACGCGCTTATATTAATGGTACCCCGGTAGCGTTGAAGCTGCTTCAGCAACTGGGCGCGATCTGTCTGGATCTGCACGGTCAGCATGAACATCAAATTCTGATGCAGCCGGGATTTCAGCGCTCGCTGTTGGATGCCAGAGTGAGTGATCAGCTGCGGCAGGCTGTGAAAGTTGCCTGTGAGCAGTGGCGGCAGATGAAGAGCCGCCTTCATGATCTCCAGTCTGAACGTGGGCAGAGCGAGCAGCAGGCCGCATGGATGCGTGAGCAGTTAAAGGCCCTGCAGCTTCTGGAGCTGGAGCCAGGGATTGGTGATGCCTTGCAGGCTGAGGTCGAGGCGGGGCGGCATCATGCTCAGATTCAGCACTCTGCCAATCAGGCGCTACAGCTTCTGGATGAGGCGGAGCCAAGTGCACGTCAGTTGGTTGCCAAAGCTGGCCATGAAGTGGCAGCCGCAGCGCCCTATCATGCCGGTCTGAGAACAGCGGCGGAGCTTATCGACCAGATTGATGCCCTGCTGGGTGAGTTGACACCTGAATTGAGTGCACTGCTGGATGATTCGTTTGATGAGGCTCAGTTGCGCCGCAATGAAGAGCGGTTGATGCAGCTCTTTGAAGCAAAACGGCGACATGGCACCGATGAAGATGGACTTATTCTATTAATAGAGCAGTGGCAGGAGCAGCTCTCACAGCTTGATACTGCTGGTTGGGATGAAGCCTCTTTAAGCAAAGCTCTGGATGAAGCTAAAAATCAATTTGTTAAGGCTGCTCAGGCGCTGACAGAGGCGCGCACTGCTTGTGGTGCTGAGCTTAGTGATGCGCTGCGGCCATTTATGGATCGTTTGTCTCTTGCCGGTATGCAGATTCGTTTCAGTGTCACTGCCAATGCACAGCAGGAGACTGCATGGGGTGTGGATGGATGGGATAGTGTGACCATGCAGGTGATGTCCAATCCCGGTGAGCCATGGCGTGATCTGGCTGCTGTCGCATCCGGTGGTGAGCTCTCCCGTCTTGTTCTGGCTCTGAAGGGGTGCGGGTTGCTCTCAGATATGCCCCATATCGCCGTCTTTGATGAGGTGGATACCGGTATTGGTGGTGAAACAGCGTGGTGTGTGGGTGAGCTGCTGGCGGCAATGGGCAGTGAGCGACAGGTGCTGGTTATTTCGCATCTGCCACAGGTTGCATCCTGCGCCAATCATCAGGTTGTTATCAGCAAACATGAGCAAGAGGGGCGGACGGTAACGCAGCTTAGAGCCGTGGAGGCGGATCAACGCCTGCAGGAGATCTCCCGCATGCTTGGTGGCATTGATGATGAGTCATCCCGCCATGCTGAAATCATGCTGGCACGTGGCAGGGCGGTGAGGGCACTATGA
- a CDS encoding NAD(+)/NADH kinase, which yields MNRIGISIKPNDARACALLCELHRWLVERDCTVFVDQKLETCIGCATGCDRLPVAEMPDKVELMIVLGGDGTLLHAARDFIGSETPILGINLGRLGFLTDTPVGHMFDVVEQILAGNLKTTRHFSLHAEVWRGSEKLMSSRAMNDVVLERRGGMIGFEMCVNERFVFRMRGDGLILATPAGSTAYALSAGGPIVHPAVDAISVVPVCPHTLSNRPVVIPADEQIELHLVESSSQGAALNLDGIEMLRLEQNDRIVVRKNGYISLVYLPDRHHYYEVLRTKLKWAGQVETR from the coding sequence GTGAATCGTATCGGCATCAGCATCAAGCCGAATGATGCACGTGCCTGCGCACTGCTCTGTGAGTTGCATCGCTGGCTGGTTGAGCGGGACTGTACGGTCTTTGTCGATCAAAAGCTGGAGACCTGTATAGGTTGCGCGACAGGCTGTGATCGTCTGCCGGTTGCTGAGATGCCTGACAAGGTTGAGTTGATGATTGTGCTTGGTGGTGATGGCACATTGCTGCACGCTGCGCGTGATTTTATTGGTTCGGAAACACCTATTCTAGGTATTAATCTCGGACGCCTTGGCTTTCTTACGGATACGCCAGTTGGTCATATGTTTGATGTGGTGGAACAGATTCTTGCCGGCAACCTGAAAACCACGCGCCATTTCAGCCTTCATGCCGAGGTGTGGCGCGGTAGTGAAAAATTGATGAGCAGCAGGGCGATGAATGATGTCGTGCTTGAACGTCGCGGTGGCATGATCGGTTTTGAGATGTGTGTGAATGAGCGCTTTGTATTCCGTATGCGTGGTGACGGTCTGATTCTGGCCACACCTGCCGGTTCCACTGCCTATGCGCTTTCGGCGGGTGGCCCTATCGTTCATCCAGCTGTTGACGCGATCAGTGTAGTTCCAGTCTGTCCGCACACACTCTCTAATCGTCCGGTTGTGATCCCGGCTGATGAACAGATCGAACTGCATCTGGTTGAGTCTTCATCTCAGGGCGCAGCGCTTAATCTTGATGGCATAGAGATGCTTCGACTGGAGCAGAATGATCGCATTGTGGTGCGTAAAAATGGCTATATCTCACTGGTTTATCTGCCTGACCGCCATCACTACTACGAAGTACTCAGGACCAAACTGAAGTGGGCTGGTCAGGTTGAGACGCGCTAA
- a CDS encoding MotA/TolQ/ExbB proton channel family protein: MDIATLIGIVVAFGLVVSAIGGGISSFIDPPSMLIVIGGTVGVLLVGYPLKNCIGVIGVVMKTFMYKVDTGSEVITKLVELAQIVRKDGILALESEVKTIDNAFMAKGLQMAIDGQEPSAIEDILYMEMDKVSERHSRGADMFTSLGTYAPSMGMIGTLVGLVLMLQNMSDPSSIGPSMSIALLTTFYGALMANILFLPMAGKLKTRSKEELLIHEIVLVGIQSLVIGENPRIMESKLLGYLPPKERISSFD; this comes from the coding sequence GTGGATATTGCAACTCTAATCGGCATTGTAGTCGCATTCGGCCTGGTGGTCAGTGCCATTGGTGGGGGTATCTCAAGCTTTATTGACCCCCCTTCTATGCTTATTGTTATTGGCGGTACGGTCGGCGTACTGCTGGTTGGATATCCGCTTAAAAACTGTATCGGTGTTATCGGCGTGGTCATGAAAACCTTCATGTACAAAGTCGACACAGGCTCTGAAGTGATTACCAAACTGGTAGAACTTGCGCAGATCGTGCGCAAAGACGGAATTTTGGCGCTTGAGAGTGAAGTGAAAACCATCGACAACGCATTCATGGCCAAAGGCCTGCAGATGGCCATTGACGGGCAGGAGCCCTCAGCCATCGAAGATATTCTCTACATGGAGATGGATAAGGTTTCCGAACGTCACTCCAGAGGTGCAGATATGTTCACCTCCCTTGGCACCTACGCCCCATCAATGGGTATGATCGGCACACTGGTAGGCCTGGTTTTGATGCTGCAGAACATGAGCGACCCCTCATCGATCGGCCCCTCCATGTCCATCGCTCTGCTGACAACATTTTATGGTGCCCTGATGGCTAACATTCTTTTCCTGCCCATGGCCGGTAAGCTCAAGACACGCAGTAAAGAGGAGCTTCTGATTCATGAGATTGTGCTGGTTGGCATTCAGTCACTGGTTATCGGTGAGAACCCCCGCATCATGGAGTCCAAACTACTGGGTTATCTGCCTCCGAAAGAACGCATCTCCTCCTTCGATTAA
- a CDS encoding OmpA family protein, with product MAKDKKPAPLPFPSDPGAALFLELMMQMLAFFILLTSYAVIVEDKRLAAMGSLAGTFNPMPRGANLSDGEGPALPTRDIVDGSTAPKRTAKELTDISRDLGMEDSVQVLPLDQDTVKVRFDEHIAFTSGGVELAPEAMPLIDQLASSFKKPEVIEIQIEGHTDDTPLRGGSYPSNWELSAARAMSVFHAFAERGVPAGRMTAAGMGDKHPIKDRPDLSRRVDITLKFRPVTDDSPVQKGNIQQLQRPAIAPPRSSF from the coding sequence ATGGCTAAAGATAAAAAACCGGCACCTCTGCCCTTTCCCTCGGATCCGGGCGCCGCTCTGTTTCTGGAACTGATGATGCAGATGCTGGCCTTCTTTATTCTGCTCACCTCCTACGCGGTAATTGTGGAGGATAAACGTCTGGCCGCCATGGGCTCACTGGCCGGCACCTTTAACCCGATGCCGCGCGGCGCCAATCTCTCTGATGGGGAAGGCCCCGCACTGCCAACCCGTGATATTGTCGATGGCTCCACAGCCCCCAAGAGGACCGCCAAAGAATTGACAGATATCTCCAGAGATCTCGGCATGGAGGACTCTGTGCAGGTGCTGCCGCTGGATCAGGATACCGTTAAAGTACGCTTCGATGAACATATCGCTTTTACCTCAGGCGGCGTTGAGTTGGCACCTGAGGCCATGCCGCTGATTGATCAGCTGGCAAGCAGCTTCAAAAAACCGGAAGTCATTGAAATACAGATCGAAGGCCATACCGATGACACACCACTGCGTGGCGGCAGCTACCCCTCCAACTGGGAGCTCTCAGCAGCACGTGCAATGAGTGTATTCCATGCATTCGCAGAGCGAGGTGTACCTGCTGGCCGTATGACTGCAGCAGGCATGGGTGACAAACACCCTATAAAGGATCGACCGGATTTAAGCAGGCGCGTTGATATTACCCTTAAATTCCGACCTGTTACA